In one window of Rhodopseudomonas palustris HaA2 DNA:
- a CDS encoding energy transducer TonB family protein: MRFGWHDPDARPAGSPRGSRARWLLAAATVTGLHAAAIVIGLNRKPAEAAGEPPAALMLELAPLAVAPDVPQQDLPPGPLLAEAQPEAEPEPETPVEEKVQEIEPKPEETSIEPPPAPVMPSAAVLPPPPKPKPEKKPQPKKKRAADRTKPINPDQPKMTQTSAPPSAQLERSDQMAAPRAGAAMPSAASVASWRGSLMAHLNRHKRFPPGGGMGTASVAFSIDRSGQVRSARLVGSSGDAALDAEAVSLVRRASPVPPPPANVGGSSISLSVPIRFSR, translated from the coding sequence ATGAGATTCGGCTGGCACGATCCGGACGCGCGGCCTGCCGGTTCGCCGCGAGGGTCCCGTGCGCGCTGGCTGCTTGCGGCGGCGACGGTCACCGGACTTCATGCGGCCGCGATCGTGATTGGGCTGAACCGGAAGCCCGCCGAGGCGGCGGGCGAGCCGCCGGCGGCGCTGATGCTGGAGCTTGCGCCGCTCGCCGTCGCGCCCGACGTGCCGCAGCAGGATCTGCCGCCGGGTCCGCTCCTCGCCGAGGCGCAACCCGAAGCCGAACCGGAGCCTGAAACCCCGGTCGAGGAGAAGGTGCAGGAGATCGAGCCGAAGCCGGAAGAAACCTCGATCGAACCGCCGCCGGCGCCCGTGATGCCCTCCGCCGCCGTGCTGCCGCCGCCGCCGAAACCGAAACCGGAGAAGAAGCCGCAACCGAAGAAGAAGCGGGCCGCCGATCGGACCAAGCCGATCAACCCGGACCAGCCGAAAATGACGCAGACTTCGGCGCCGCCGAGTGCACAGCTGGAACGATCCGATCAGATGGCTGCGCCGCGGGCGGGCGCTGCGATGCCGTCGGCGGCTTCGGTCGCCTCGTGGCGCGGCAGCCTGATGGCGCATCTCAACCGTCACAAGCGGTTTCCACCCGGCGGCGGCATGGGCACCGCGTCGGTTGCGTTCTCCATCGATCGGTCAGGCCAGGTGCGCTCGGCGCGACTGGTCGGATCGTCCGGCGACGCCGCGCTCGATGCCGAAGCCGTCAGCCTGGTTCGCCGCGCCAGTCCGGTTCCGCCGCCGCCAGCCAATGTCGGCGGCTCGTCGATTTCACTGTCGGTCCCGATCCGGTTCAGCCGCTGA
- a CDS encoding alpha/beta hydrolase, with protein MAHPNAPSANRPADPRDDWARLSRSERDAAYDNNTAVADSPALIAERNVASAQARATLRSVLDLPYGPRTNNKIDLYPAADPDAPCLLFLHGGYWQKNSRELFAMMVEGVAAHGWSMAIPGYSLAPEVSLTEIVDEVRQALDWLAAHAPDHGVAGPMITSGWSAGGHLVAMTLDHPLVAAGLSISGVFDLAPLRDTGLNDALKLTDAEIETLSPLRLPVIDKRLDLAYGDHELPTLVLDSINFYERRCAAGAPGRLLPIAGHNHFSILAELRRADGALVRAARDLAGETGDDRTSALRSGAAFPE; from the coding sequence ATGGCTCACCCAAACGCACCTTCGGCGAACCGACCTGCCGATCCGAGAGATGACTGGGCACGGCTCTCCCGGAGCGAGCGCGACGCCGCCTACGACAACAACACCGCGGTCGCCGACAGCCCGGCCTTGATCGCCGAACGGAACGTGGCCTCTGCGCAGGCGCGCGCGACGCTGCGGTCAGTGCTCGACCTGCCTTATGGTCCTCGCACGAACAACAAGATCGACCTCTATCCGGCGGCCGACCCGGATGCGCCCTGCCTGCTGTTCCTGCACGGCGGCTACTGGCAGAAGAATTCGCGCGAACTGTTCGCCATGATGGTCGAAGGCGTCGCGGCGCATGGCTGGTCGATGGCGATCCCCGGCTATTCGCTGGCGCCCGAAGTATCGCTCACCGAAATCGTCGACGAGGTGCGGCAGGCGCTGGACTGGCTCGCCGCGCATGCGCCGGACCATGGCGTCGCCGGTCCGATGATCACCTCGGGCTGGTCGGCCGGCGGCCATCTCGTGGCGATGACGCTCGACCATCCGCTGGTCGCGGCCGGGCTTTCGATCTCCGGCGTGTTCGATCTGGCGCCGCTCCGCGACACCGGCCTGAACGATGCGCTCAAACTGACCGATGCCGAGATCGAAACGCTGTCGCCGCTGCGACTGCCGGTGATCGACAAGCGTCTCGACCTCGCCTATGGCGATCATGAACTGCCGACGCTGGTGCTGGATTCCATCAACTTCTACGAGCGTCGCTGCGCCGCGGGCGCGCCGGGGCGGCTGCTGCCGATCGCGGGGCACAATCACTTCTCGATTTTGGCAGAGCTGCGCCGAGCCGACGGCGCGCTGGTACGCGCCGCGCGCGATCTGGCAGGCGAGACCGGAGATGATCGCACTTCAGCATTGCGATCGGGCGCGGCCTTTCCCGAGTAG
- the exbD gene encoding TonB system transport protein ExbD, with amino-acid sequence MAVTLKDPHDGDLAELSEINVTPFIDVMLVLLIIFMVAAPLSTVDVGVDLPTSNAQPQPRPDKPLYLTVKPDLSLALGNEDVAREALQAALDGQTSGDREQRVFLRADGVVPYRDLMAVMNLLRGAGYLKVALVGLEDTGQGSAIAATPRP; translated from the coding sequence ATGGCGGTGACGCTGAAGGATCCGCACGACGGCGACCTCGCCGAACTGTCCGAAATCAACGTGACGCCGTTCATCGACGTGATGCTGGTGCTGCTGATCATCTTCATGGTGGCGGCGCCGCTGTCGACGGTGGATGTCGGCGTCGATCTGCCGACCTCCAATGCGCAGCCGCAGCCCAGGCCCGACAAGCCGCTCTATCTCACCGTCAAGCCGGACCTGTCACTGGCGCTCGGCAATGAGGATGTGGCGCGTGAGGCGTTGCAGGCCGCGCTGGATGGACAGACCTCCGGCGATCGCGAGCAGCGGGTGTTCCTGCGCGCCGACGGCGTGGTGCCGTATCGTGACCTGATGGCGGTGATGAATCTGCTGCGCGGGGCGGGCTATCTCAAAGTGGCGCTGGTCGGCCTCGAGGACACCGGGCAGGGCAGTGCGATCGCGGCGACGCCGCGGCCATGA
- a CDS encoding MarR family winged helix-turn-helix transcriptional regulator encodes MLISRCDQDGQRGHELSKKKVTDKRRGKSKSTSHYLLDAQVGFVLRQVLQRHATIFVGRMGEDLTMTQWAALSKLLELGPCSQNLLGRHTAMDAATIKGVVERLVKRGLLETSPDPEDGRRLLVALTPEGAALAERSIPVAHEITKATLSPLAKEERTLFLSLLERLK; translated from the coding sequence ATGCTTATCTCGCGGTGTGACCAGGACGGGCAGCGGGGCCATGAGTTGAGTAAGAAGAAAGTAACGGACAAGCGGCGCGGCAAGAGCAAGTCCACATCGCACTATCTGCTCGACGCCCAGGTCGGTTTCGTGCTGCGTCAGGTGCTGCAGCGTCATGCCACCATCTTCGTGGGGCGCATGGGCGAGGATCTGACGATGACTCAGTGGGCCGCCTTGTCGAAGCTGCTCGAACTCGGGCCGTGCTCGCAGAACCTGCTCGGCCGGCACACGGCGATGGATGCCGCCACCATCAAGGGCGTGGTCGAGCGCCTGGTGAAGCGCGGATTGCTGGAGACCAGCCCGGATCCGGAAGACGGACGCCGCCTGCTCGTGGCGTTGACGCCCGAAGGTGCGGCCCTGGCCGAGCGATCGATTCCAGTGGCGCACGAGATCACCAAGGCCACGCTGTCACCATTGGCGAAGGAGGAGCGCACGCTGTTCCTCAGCCTGCTCGAACGATTGAAATAG
- the exbB gene encoding tonB-system energizer ExbB gives MNVVMRRFALGAIFVLVHLPAAAQEATPAVEAPVPLSPPAIAVPTNLPHDLSPWAMFVAADNIVKAVIIGLALASLATWTVWLVKVIELTSALRKARSALRKLQRADNLADATREIEAEWTKDGPVADLVQAALRETERSVDLAADGVKERLAIALSRIEARAGRDMARSTGLLATIGATAPFIGLFGTVWGIMNSFIGIAQSKTTNLAVVAPGIAEALLATAIGLVAAIPAVIIYNVFARAIAGYRALLSDASGEVLQHLSRDLERQQKPVVSRAAPARSRWMAE, from the coding sequence GTGCTGGTCCATCTGCCGGCCGCAGCGCAGGAGGCGACCCCGGCCGTCGAGGCGCCGGTGCCGCTGTCTCCGCCGGCGATCGCGGTGCCCACCAACTTGCCGCACGATCTGTCACCCTGGGCGATGTTTGTTGCCGCCGACAATATCGTCAAGGCGGTGATCATCGGGCTGGCGCTCGCCTCGCTGGCAACCTGGACGGTGTGGCTGGTCAAGGTCATCGAACTGACGAGCGCGCTGCGCAAGGCGCGTAGCGCGCTGCGCAAGCTGCAGCGCGCAGACAATCTGGCCGACGCAACGCGCGAGATCGAGGCCGAGTGGACCAAGGACGGTCCCGTCGCCGATCTGGTTCAGGCAGCACTGCGCGAGACCGAGCGGTCGGTCGATCTCGCGGCCGACGGCGTGAAGGAGCGGCTCGCCATCGCGCTGTCGCGGATCGAGGCCAGGGCCGGCCGCGACATGGCACGATCGACCGGGCTGCTCGCGACCATCGGGGCGACCGCGCCGTTCATCGGCCTGTTCGGCACGGTGTGGGGTATCATGAATTCGTTCATCGGCATCGCGCAGTCGAAGACCACCAATCTGGCGGTCGTGGCCCCGGGCATCGCCGAAGCGCTGCTCGCCACCGCGATCGGCCTGGTCGCGGCGATTCCGGCGGTGATCATCTACAACGTGTTCGCGCGTGCCATCGCCGGCTATCGCGCGCTGTTGTCGGATGCGTCCGGCGAAGTGCTGCAGCACCTGTCGCGCGATCTGGAACGGCAGCAGAAGCCTGTCGTCAGCCGCGCCGCGCCTGCGCGCTCGCGCTGGATGGCGGAGTAG